In Halalkalicoccus tibetensis, the genomic window CAACTCCCCGGTGGAGGACGGCGCGGTCCAGGACAACCGCCGTTTCGAACGGCACGCCGGGACCCTGCGCGAGCTCGCCGACGCCGGCTACTCCCTGGGGGTCCTCGCCCACCAGGGCCGCCCCGGTCGGGACACCTTCGTCGACCTCGAGCAGCACGCCGAGATCCTCTCGGAGCATCTCGATCGGGAGGTCGGGTACGTCGCCGACACCTACGGCGAGGCGGCGCTCGAGGCGATCCGGGACCTCGATGGCGGCGAGGTCCTGCTTCTGGAGAACGTCCGCATGATCGACGAGGAGCTGGCCGACCGCTCGCCCGAAGCCCACGCCGAAAGCGGGTTCGTCGAGGCGCTCGCCCCCGAGTTCGACGCCTACGTCAACGACGCCTATTCGACGGCGCACCGGGGCCACGCCTCGATCGTCGGCTTCCCGCAGGTGATGGACGCCTACGCGGGCCGCGTGATGGAGGCCGAGTACGAGGCCAACTCCGCCATTCAACAGCGGGAGTTCGACGGCCACGTCGCGATGGTGCTGGGGGGGACGAAGGCCGACGACCTCATCGGCGTCATGGAGCGTGTCGACGACACCGTCGACACCTTCCTCATGGGCGGGATCGTCGGCGAACTCTTCCTCCGCGCGGCGGGCCACGACGTGGGCTACGACGTCGAGGGCACGGAGTTCTTCGACGAACAGTGGGACGACCAGGAGGAAACGATCGGGGAGCTGCTCGATTCGTACGGCGACCGGATCCGTCTGCCCGTCGACCTCGCCTACGAGGACGGGGACGACGAACGCGCGGAGGTCGCCGTCGAGGGCGTCGAGAAGGAGACGTCCTTCCTCGACGTCGGGAGCGATACCGTCAGCGAGTACGAGGAAGTCGTCGCCGACAGCGAGGCGGTCTTCGTCAAGGGGGCGCTCGGCGTCTTCGAGGACGAGCGCTTCGCCGACGGCACGGTCGGGGTCCTCGAGGCCATCGCCGGGACGGACTGCTTCTCGGTGGTCGGCGGCGGGGACACCTCTCGGGCGGTCGAGATGTACGGGATGGACGAGGGCGACTTCTCGCACGTCTCGATCGCGGGCGGGGCGTACGTCCGGGCGCTGACCGGCGAGTCGCTGGTCGCGATCGAGGCCCTGGAGCGGTAGGCGGGTGGTCGCCGACCTCGCCGTGCCGATCGCGCTGCTTGCGGGATCGGTGGCCGGCCTCTGGCTGGGCGCGCATCTCTTCGTCGAGAGCGCGGTCCGCCTCGTCCGCCGACTGGGGCTCTCGGAGGTGGCGATCGGGCTGACCGTCGTCGCGGTCGGCACGTCGTTGCCGGAGATCGCCGTGACCGTCGAGGCCGCCCTCGCGGGAACCGGCGACGTCGCGGTCGGGAACGTGATCGGATCGAACGTGTTCAACCTCGCGTTGATCCTCGGGTTCGTCGCGTTGTTCGGCGCGATTTCGATCCCTCGATCGCTCGCCCGGCGCGACGGGGTCGTCCTGTTCGGCGCGAGCGCGCTCGCGGCGCTCGTCCTCGTGGACCTGCGTCTCGGACGGCTCGAAGCCGGGGTGTTGGTGCTCGCGCTCGCGGGCT contains:
- a CDS encoding phosphoglycerate kinase, translated to MFQTLDDLSDEERLLVRIDVNSPVEDGAVQDNRRFERHAGTLRELADAGYSLGVLAHQGRPGRDTFVDLEQHAEILSEHLDREVGYVADTYGEAALEAIRDLDGGEVLLLENVRMIDEELADRSPEAHAESGFVEALAPEFDAYVNDAYSTAHRGHASIVGFPQVMDAYAGRVMEAEYEANSAIQQREFDGHVAMVLGGTKADDLIGVMERVDDTVDTFLMGGIVGELFLRAAGHDVGYDVEGTEFFDEQWDDQEETIGELLDSYGDRIRLPVDLAYEDGDDERAEVAVEGVEKETSFLDVGSDTVSEYEEVVADSEAVFVKGALGVFEDERFADGTVGVLEAIAGTDCFSVVGGGDTSRAVEMYGMDEGDFSHVSIAGGAYVRALTGESLVAIEALER